In the genome of Fulvivirga maritima, one region contains:
- a CDS encoding NAD(P)/FAD-dependent oxidoreductase, with protein MKKKVAIVGAGMIGLCSAYYLRKKGHEVIVIDDHDGYGGASVGNAGFLCPSHVVPLASPGIITQGIKWMLNEKSPFYIKPRLNKELISWGLKFKKAATAEKVKTAAPFLHQITTASQKLAEQLLEDEKIDAGYNRNGLLMLCQSEKELHHEQEAADIAKGFGQSAEILTPEEVAKLNPGLDLNICGAVYFPNDTMINPHIFLKEFQKVLKADGVEFMFNTKIKAFEKENGEVTGLVTSSSTIKADDYVLAAGSATSQLLRLLGVSLPMVGGKGYSFTVNNPPATPKVPAILADGKVSMSPMMDGLRFSGTMEINDLNSAINHKRVQGIIDTVTSFLPQFKKSNFTDIKPWSGFRPCSPDGLPYVGKSKKFSNLTVAAGHAMLGITLGPVTGDIVAKIINEEPSDMDLSLLAVDRYN; from the coding sequence ATGAAAAAGAAAGTTGCCATAGTCGGAGCCGGTATGATCGGGCTCTGCAGCGCTTATTACTTGCGCAAAAAAGGTCATGAAGTAATAGTTATAGATGATCACGATGGTTATGGAGGAGCTTCTGTAGGTAATGCAGGCTTCCTATGCCCTAGCCACGTAGTCCCTCTCGCCTCTCCGGGTATTATTACCCAGGGTATCAAATGGATGCTAAACGAAAAAAGTCCTTTCTACATTAAACCCAGGTTAAACAAAGAGCTGATCTCCTGGGGACTTAAATTTAAAAAGGCGGCTACAGCCGAAAAAGTAAAAACAGCGGCTCCTTTTCTACACCAGATTACTACTGCCAGTCAAAAATTAGCTGAACAGCTGCTGGAAGATGAAAAAATTGATGCTGGCTATAATAGAAATGGCCTGCTTATGCTGTGCCAGTCAGAAAAAGAGCTACACCATGAGCAAGAGGCAGCAGATATAGCCAAAGGTTTTGGCCAAAGTGCCGAGATACTTACCCCAGAAGAAGTGGCTAAGCTCAACCCGGGCCTGGACCTCAACATCTGTGGCGCGGTATATTTCCCTAACGATACTATGATTAATCCACACATCTTCCTGAAAGAATTTCAGAAAGTGCTAAAAGCTGACGGCGTGGAGTTTATGTTCAATACTAAAATAAAAGCTTTTGAGAAAGAAAATGGTGAAGTCACCGGACTAGTCACCTCTTCTTCTACTATAAAAGCTGACGATTATGTTTTAGCTGCAGGCAGTGCAACCTCTCAGTTGTTAAGGTTACTGGGAGTGAGCCTGCCTATGGTGGGTGGTAAAGGCTATAGCTTTACCGTTAATAATCCTCCTGCCACGCCTAAAGTACCAGCTATTCTGGCCGACGGAAAAGTGTCTATGTCACCAATGATGGATGGCCTGCGTTTTTCTGGCACTATGGAAATCAATGATCTGAACAGCGCCATCAATCACAAAAGAGTGCAAGGTATAATAGATACAGTTACTTCATTTTTGCCACAGTTTAAAAAGAGTAATTTTACTGATATTAAACCCTGGTCTGGCTTCAGGCCGTGCTCTCCTGATGGGCTGCCTTATGTGGGTAAATCTAAAAAGTTTAGTAACCTTACTGTGGCTGCAGGCCATGCCATGCTAGGCATCACTCTTGGGCCGGTTACTGGTGATATTGTAGCTAAAATCATCAATGAAGAGCCTAGTGACATGGATTTATCTTTACTGGCAGTAGACAGATATAACTAA
- a CDS encoding S9 family peptidase: MIYRAITFIITCCFLVGQAHAQDDTITLEKIFSTAEFRSDYSGQKRWIDEGDGYTMLQRNEAGTGLDIVKYNTATGDQTVLISAASLIPKGASEPLRIENYEWSHDKSKLLIYTNSKRVWRQNTKGDYWVKDLETGALNQLGKDLPASSLMFAKFSPDDSQVAYVSKHNLYTETVANNEVTQLTFDGTEKIINGTFDWAYEEEFGCRDGFRWSPDSKKIAYWQLDASPIKDFLMINNTDSLYSYTIPIQYPKVGMDNSTCKVGVLSLSDKKTTWMKVGEDESNNYIPRMYWADNSDQILIQRLNRKQNINTVMMCNAASGASEVIYTDKDDTWVNVVDDLLFFNKGRDFTWVSEKNGWNSVYKVSRDGKKETLLTPGTFDVINIELIDTKNGWIYYKASPDNATQKYLYRNKISSNKKFERLTPKNQPGTHSYDISPNGKWAFHTYSKAGMPPVTNLVSLPDHKQVRMIVENKDLKNTLAKLNISEQQFFTIEKEGISFDYYMITPPDFDESKKYPVLFNVYGEPAGQTVLDAWGGRNFLYHQMLAQQGYIVMSIDNRGTPAPKGREWRKSIYAKLGVISSKDQADVTKLLIDKYSFIDKDRIGIWGWSGGGSMTLNALFRYPEIYKAGISVAPVADIHLYDNIYQERYCGLLTEKAEEYIQSSPVNFAKNLEGKLLLVHGTGDDNVHYQNSEVLINKLIKQNKVFSFMSYPNRSHGIYEGYNTSRHLYETMFSFIKSNL, encoded by the coding sequence ATGATATATAGAGCCATTACTTTCATCATTACCTGCTGCTTTCTTGTGGGGCAAGCACACGCACAGGATGACACGATCACCCTGGAAAAAATATTTTCAACAGCCGAATTTCGGTCTGATTATTCAGGGCAAAAAAGGTGGATAGATGAAGGTGATGGCTATACTATGCTTCAAAGAAATGAAGCCGGCACTGGCCTGGACATAGTAAAATATAATACGGCTACGGGTGATCAAACTGTACTCATTAGTGCTGCTTCTTTAATACCTAAAGGTGCCAGTGAACCTCTGCGTATTGAAAACTACGAGTGGTCTCATGATAAATCAAAGTTGCTTATCTACACTAACTCCAAGAGAGTATGGAGGCAAAATACAAAAGGAGATTACTGGGTTAAAGATCTGGAAACCGGCGCTCTAAACCAACTAGGTAAGGACTTGCCTGCTTCTTCACTTATGTTCGCGAAATTTTCACCTGACGATAGCCAGGTAGCTTATGTTAGTAAGCACAATCTATACACAGAAACTGTGGCTAATAATGAAGTAACGCAGCTTACTTTTGATGGAACCGAGAAAATAATCAACGGTACTTTTGACTGGGCTTATGAAGAAGAATTTGGCTGTAGAGATGGATTTAGATGGAGTCCTGACAGTAAAAAAATAGCCTATTGGCAACTAGACGCCAGCCCTATCAAAGACTTTTTAATGATCAACAATACTGATTCTTTATACTCTTATACCATTCCTATTCAATACCCTAAAGTAGGCATGGATAACTCCACTTGCAAAGTGGGTGTGCTTAGCCTTTCTGATAAAAAAACCACCTGGATGAAGGTAGGTGAAGACGAAAGCAATAACTACATCCCGCGTATGTACTGGGCTGATAATTCTGACCAAATACTTATTCAGCGACTGAACAGAAAGCAAAACATTAATACCGTAATGATGTGTAACGCAGCCAGCGGAGCATCTGAGGTTATTTATACTGATAAAGATGACACTTGGGTAAACGTAGTGGACGATCTACTATTCTTCAACAAAGGAAGAGATTTCACTTGGGTGAGTGAAAAAAATGGTTGGAACAGTGTTTACAAAGTCAGTAGAGATGGCAAAAAGGAGACTTTACTTACTCCCGGCACTTTTGATGTTATCAATATTGAACTTATTGATACCAAAAATGGCTGGATTTACTACAAAGCTTCTCCTGATAATGCCACCCAGAAATACCTGTATAGAAATAAGATTTCTTCCAACAAAAAATTTGAAAGACTCACTCCTAAAAACCAGCCCGGCACACACAGCTATGACATTAGCCCCAATGGAAAATGGGCTTTTCATACTTATTCTAAAGCAGGCATGCCTCCTGTAACTAATTTAGTTTCCTTACCTGATCATAAACAGGTACGCATGATAGTAGAAAACAAGGACCTGAAAAATACGCTAGCCAAACTCAACATCTCAGAACAGCAGTTTTTCACCATTGAAAAGGAAGGCATTTCATTTGATTATTACATGATCACACCTCCTGATTTTGACGAAAGCAAAAAATACCCCGTGCTATTCAATGTTTATGGAGAGCCTGCTGGCCAAACAGTACTTGATGCCTGGGGCGGCAGAAACTTCCTTTACCATCAGATGCTAGCACAGCAAGGTTACATTGTAATGAGCATAGATAACCGAGGTACACCAGCACCAAAAGGTAGAGAGTGGAGAAAAAGCATATATGCTAAACTGGGCGTAATTTCATCTAAAGACCAAGCCGATGTTACCAAACTGCTTATTGATAAATATTCGTTTATTGATAAAGACAGAATTGGCATCTGGGGCTGGAGTGGCGGCGGATCTATGACGCTCAATGCACTTTTCCGTTATCCTGAAATTTATAAAGCCGGCATCAGCGTAGCTCCTGTTGCGGACATTCATCTTTATGACAATATTTATCAGGAAAGATATTGTGGATTGTTAACCGAAAAAGCTGAGGAATACATCCAGAGTTCACCAGTAAACTTCGCTAAAAACCTGGAAGGAAAGCTTTTATTGGTTCATGGTACAGGAGATGACAATGTTCATTATCAAAACTCAGAAGTGCTTATTAATAAACTCATTAAACAAAATAAAGTATTCTCTTTCATGTCTTACCCTAACCGATCTCATGGCATCTATGAGGGGTATAATACTTCAAGACATCTCTATGAAACCATGTTTAGTTTTATAAAAAGTAATTTGTAA
- a CDS encoding T9SS type A sorting domain-containing protein — MRKLRFLFLLSLALAFCSSLQAQTNMAITATSSTSYVSPWETLSAINDGSSPSSSSDNSQGAYGNWNNPNSIQWVQYDWTENVTFTSTQVYWFDDGGGVLTPTTAYAEYWNGSSWVSLGNVPRVKDAWNTLSINDVTTTRLRLSMSNTSQSTGILEWRAIGYVGNSGCPATSITPYYQVNGGSWSSGTNITVASGDDIRFGPQPTSGGSWSWSGPAGYTSTTRQAVVSNVTSGATGTYTAVYTNSCGTTSSASFYVSVSTNSGESFEWPEYSPNISYNFADEFPSLSTPTQVLDDCPQVVGTSSSDWWTFRWGPNANSLVTSAAITPLLQRMNTDFAYFRDEMGWPPDLRAKNGYRSAVYLYGSGLCTDNASNTDLGGWQSAIYYNGTSWPMVLASYYPIYSFDPACTYPDKEAQQSAMVHEGIHALLADLPGVKQSAWFHEGGNVWLQQTADARRNQNYSSMGFLNGTDFIAPFMPIECYSGWLQDGSFGGPSAEGVNMFDGNQQICTWRTYLGGHQYSTSFPTFVGLTLGDGAIPWIWRYCEGRVLEGMADGIGEAQIRRLISEYRAKQALVDFGPWRNAIVNLIDGNFQTNIGAEWQPSWLNPEVWVATPYVKTTNNGSGLLTPESRTTPGWSGANQIPLTVTGDSVAVNFQPIGENMTCQLVYRNTSGEPVYSALVESGPVSLKLDQPSINGVVIAVVTNTDYIYEGESTRTAHFDYRLQLVSGVSGAASPYTRWYRFNSVNSSARSGSVETQTGIDWAEYCFHSNPPVSDMEVAQAATDADLMVYPNPVAEGGVLKVEFANKNALPTDISVVDIYGKEVYKGQTNTNSFDLLSGAEMKSGMYIIKIKNAVTDVKRKVQIK, encoded by the coding sequence ATGAGAAAATTAAGATTCTTGTTTTTATTGAGTCTTGCTCTGGCATTTTGCTCGAGCTTGCAAGCTCAGACTAACATGGCCATTACGGCCACCAGTTCTACCTCCTATGTATCGCCTTGGGAAACGCTTTCAGCTATTAATGATGGCTCTAGTCCGTCTAGTTCTAGTGATAACTCTCAAGGTGCTTATGGAAACTGGAACAACCCAAACTCTATTCAGTGGGTACAATATGACTGGACCGAAAATGTAACGTTCACTTCCACTCAAGTGTATTGGTTTGATGATGGGGGCGGGGTATTAACCCCAACCACTGCCTATGCAGAATACTGGAACGGATCATCATGGGTGAGTCTTGGTAATGTGCCAAGAGTAAAAGATGCATGGAATACACTTTCCATAAATGATGTAACCACCACGCGTCTACGCCTTTCAATGTCTAATACTAGTCAGAGTACTGGTATTTTAGAGTGGAGAGCTATTGGTTATGTAGGCAACAGCGGATGTCCTGCTACTTCTATTACTCCTTATTATCAGGTAAATGGCGGCAGCTGGAGCTCTGGCACTAATATTACTGTGGCTTCTGGTGATGATATTCGCTTTGGTCCTCAACCAACATCAGGTGGCTCTTGGAGCTGGTCTGGTCCTGCGGGTTATACTTCTACAACCAGACAGGCAGTAGTGAGTAACGTTACTTCGGGAGCTACAGGTACTTACACTGCAGTGTATACTAACAGTTGTGGCACTACAAGTTCCGCTTCTTTTTATGTGTCTGTAAGCACAAATAGCGGTGAGTCTTTCGAATGGCCTGAATATTCTCCTAATATCAGTTATAACTTTGCTGATGAGTTTCCATCATTATCTACACCTACGCAGGTGTTAGATGATTGCCCTCAGGTAGTTGGAACATCATCTTCTGACTGGTGGACTTTCCGCTGGGGACCTAATGCTAATTCATTAGTTACTTCTGCAGCCATCACTCCTTTATTACAAAGAATGAATACTGATTTTGCTTATTTCAGAGATGAAATGGGATGGCCACCAGATTTGAGAGCTAAAAATGGTTACAGAAGTGCAGTATACCTGTATGGTTCAGGGCTTTGTACTGATAATGCTTCTAATACTGACCTTGGCGGATGGCAAAGTGCTATTTACTATAATGGAACGAGCTGGCCGATGGTATTGGCTTCATATTACCCTATTTATAGCTTTGACCCTGCTTGTACTTACCCTGATAAAGAGGCGCAACAAAGTGCTATGGTTCATGAAGGTATTCATGCTTTGTTAGCTGATTTACCTGGTGTAAAACAGTCAGCATGGTTCCATGAAGGAGGTAACGTGTGGTTACAACAAACTGCCGATGCCAGAAGAAATCAGAACTACAGCTCAATGGGATTCCTTAATGGTACAGATTTTATAGCTCCTTTTATGCCTATAGAATGTTATTCTGGCTGGTTGCAAGATGGTAGCTTTGGCGGACCTTCTGCTGAAGGTGTAAACATGTTTGATGGTAATCAGCAGATTTGTACCTGGAGAACCTATTTAGGAGGACATCAATACAGTACTTCATTCCCCACTTTTGTAGGGCTTACGCTTGGTGATGGTGCTATTCCCTGGATATGGAGATACTGTGAAGGTCGAGTGCTGGAAGGTATGGCTGATGGTATAGGAGAAGCTCAGATTAGAAGGCTGATTTCTGAATATCGTGCCAAGCAAGCCTTGGTAGATTTTGGTCCGTGGAGAAATGCTATTGTTAATCTTATAGATGGTAACTTCCAAACTAATATTGGCGCAGAATGGCAACCTTCTTGGTTGAACCCTGAAGTGTGGGTAGCTACACCTTATGTTAAAACTACTAATAATGGTTCAGGTCTACTTACTCCTGAGTCTCGTACTACTCCGGGTTGGTCAGGTGCTAACCAGATTCCTTTAACAGTAACAGGCGATTCTGTAGCGGTTAATTTCCAGCCAATAGGAGAAAATATGACTTGCCAGTTGGTATACAGAAACACAAGTGGTGAGCCAGTATACAGTGCTTTAGTAGAGAGCGGCCCTGTAAGCTTAAAGCTTGATCAGCCTTCTATTAATGGAGTGGTTATAGCTGTAGTTACTAACACTGATTATATTTATGAAGGTGAATCTACAAGAACTGCGCATTTTGATTATCGCTTACAATTAGTGTCAGGGGTGTCTGGTGCTGCTAGTCCTTATACCAGATGGTATAGATTTAATAGCGTTAATTCTTCTGCCAGATCGGGTAGTGTAGAAACTCAAACAGGTATTGACTGGGCAGAATACTGCTTCCATTCTAATCCTCCGGTTTCAGATATGGAAGTGGCACAAGCTGCTACCGATGCTGACCTGATGGTATATCCTAACCCAGTAGCAGAAGGTGGAGTGCTAAAAGTAGAATTTGCTAATAAAAATGCCTTGCCTACAGATATTTCAGTAGTAGATATCTATGGTAAAGAAGTGTATAAAGGTCAAACTAATACTAATAGTTTTGACTTGCTAAGTGGAGCAGAAATGAAGTCAGGAATGTATATTATTAAAATAAAGAATGCAGTGACTGATGTGAAAAGAAAAGTGCAGATAAAATAA